The proteins below are encoded in one region of Girardinichthys multiradiatus isolate DD_20200921_A chromosome 19, DD_fGirMul_XY1, whole genome shotgun sequence:
- the LOC124855428 gene encoding protein YIPF5-like: MGDFEQFEQDFYQTGYYIDDQGSGVAYYNADAAQDTLPNDLDPFMEERYSGEIYQPTMNSTDFSSTASESPGEEPPLLVELGIDFDHMWQKTLTVLNPLKPADGSIMNETDLTGPILFCIALGVTLMMAGKVHFGYVYGISAIACIGMYILLSLMSSLAVSYGCVASVLGYCLLPMVALSAFAVVYSLQGILGTVLALLTICWCSFSASKIFISTLAMQEQQLLVFYPCALLYGLFMLLTVF, encoded by the exons ATGGGCGACTTTGAGCAGTTTGAGCAGGATTTCTACCAAACAGGATATTACATAGATGACCAGGGCAGTGGTGTGGCTTATTACAACGCTGA TGCAGCACAAGATACCTTGCCAAACGATCTCGATCCTTTCATGGAGGAGCGGTACTCTGGAGAGATCTACCAGCCAACCATGAATTCCACAGATTTTAGCAGCACAGCATCTGAGTCTCCAGGGGAGGAACCTCCACTTCTTGTAG AACTTGGAATTGATTTTGATCACATGTGGCAGAAGACACTCACAGTTCTGAATCCTTTGAAGCCTGCAGATGGCAGCATTATGAATGAGACAGATTTGACAGGTCCTATCCTCTTCTGCATTGCTCTAGGTGTCACTTTAATGATG GCAGGTAAAGTTCACTTTGGTTACGTGTATGGGATCAGTGCCATCGCCTGCATTGGGATGTATATCCTGCTGAGTCTGATGAGCTCTCTGGCAGTTTCTTATGGCTGTGTGGCTAGTGTTCTGGGGTACTGCCTCCTACCTATGGTCGCCCTCTCTGCGTTTGCTGTCGTCTACTCGTTGCA aggCATCCTGGGAACAGTCCTGGCTCTGTTGACCATTTGTTGGTGCAGCTTCTCAGCTtctaaaatcttcatctccactcTGGCGATGCAAGAGCAGCAGCTGTTGGTGTTTTACCCGTGTGCCCTGCTGTATGGACTCTTCATGCTGCTCACTGTCTTTTAA